A window from Amblyomma americanum isolate KBUSLIRL-KWMA chromosome 7, ASM5285725v1, whole genome shotgun sequence encodes these proteins:
- the ND-B17.2 gene encoding NADH dehydrogenase (ubiquinone) B17.2 subunit has translation MSSFFGFDKIQRFFDIVKHNGGFMRSAFKLWRMDELRMGTLVGVDKYGNKYYEDNRFFFGRNRWVEYADYYYFDYDGSQVPAEWHGWLHYTTDLPPTKAPPPQYKWLAQHTENMTGTKGAYMPYSTVPPKIQPWVPPKTARM, from the exons ATGTCATCGTTTTTCGGTTTCGACAAGATTCAGCGGTTCTTCGACATCGTGAAGCACAATGGAGGTTTCATGAGGTCTGCGTTTAAGTTGTGGAG AATGGACGAATTGCGAATGGGGACGCTGGTAGGCGTCGACAAGTATGGAAACAAGTACTACGAGGACAACAGGTTCTTCTTCG GACGCAACCGCTGGGTGGAGTACGCTGACTACTACTACTTTGATTACGATGGCAGCCAAGTGCCAGCTGAATG GCATGGCTGGCTACACTACACGACTGACTTGCCGCCAACCAAGGCCCCTCCTCCGCAGTACAAGTGGCTGGCTCAACATACAGAGAACATGACCGGCACCAAGGGTGCATACATGCCGTATAGCACTGTCCCACCCAAGATTCAGCCATGGGTGCCACCCAAGACGGCGAGGATGTGA